The sequence cacacacacatacaaacacacacacacacacatacacacacatacacacacacacagacacggatatacacacacatacatacacacacacatacatcacccacacacacacacacacacacacacacacacatacacaaacaaacttacacacaaatacacgcacacatacatagacacacatacatatccacacacacacacacacacacacgcacacatacacgcaaacacactcacacatatacatacacacacatacatacacacacacatacacacacacatacacacacatatgcaaacacagacacatacacacacaaactcacacacacacacacacacacacacacacacacacacacacacatacataaacatacttacacacacatacacgcacacattcacgcacacacatacatagacacacacatacatacccacacacatacacacacacacaaacacactcacaaatatacatacacacatacatacacacatacacacacacacacacacacacatgcaaacaaagacacatacaaacacaaacacatgcgcataaacacacacacacacacacacacacacacacacacacacacaaacatacagacacacatacacacatacacaaacatacacacaaacacacatatatatacacacgcacatactctcacacacacactcacacacacgcacacacacacatacacactcacaaacacacacacatacacacacacacacacacatgcatacacacatgcatacacacacatacataaacacacatacacacacatacacacacatacacagacacacacatacacagacacacacatacacagacacacatacacacacatacacacacacacacacacatatacacacacacacatacacacatacacactcatacacacacatacatacagacacacacacacacacacacacacacacacacacacacacatacacagacgcacatacacacacactcacacacacaaacacacacacagacgcacacacgtacacacacacacacacacacacacacacacacacaaacacacgcgcgcatatacaagcacacacacacatattcacacacacacacacacacacacgcacacacacacacacacacacacacacacacacacacacacacacacacaaacacacacacacacacacacacacacatacacaaacacatattttgatacagacacatacacacacacatacacacacacacacatacacacatacacacctatatatatgagctcacacatacacacgcataaaaACACACGcgcacttacacatacacacacacacacgcatacatacacacccatatatatggactcacacatacacactcacacaatcacacacacacacacacacacagacacacacacagcaaatccatacacatacacacacacatacacacccacatacacttgtacacacatacacacacacacacacatacacacacacatacacactcatatacatacacacacatacatacacacgcatacattcccccatacatacacacacacaaacacactcacacatatagacacacacatgcatacacacacatgcacacactaacacacacagacacaaacacacacaaacacacacatacatacacacatacagacacacagacacacacacgtacacacaaacacatatatatacacacacacacacacacacacacacacacacacatatacacacacacactcacacacgcggacacacacacacacacacacacacacacacacatatacacacgcatgcacacacatacataaacacacatacacacacatacacacacacacacatatatacacacatacacacacacatatacacagacagacacacacacacatacatactcatacatgcacacacatacacacacacatacacacacatacacacacacgcacacacatacacacacatacgcacaaacacacacacacacacacacacgcatgtacacacacacacacctattcacacacacacacacacagacacacacacacacacacacacatacacaaacacacacacacacacacatacacaaacacgcacacacatacacaaacacacacacatacacacatatacataaacacgcacacataaacaaacatacacacacatatacacacacacacgcacatacacacccacacacaaacacacatacacatacacgcacacacatatacacacatacatacacacatacacatacacatacatacacacacacatacacacatgcatgcatgcacacacacatatacacacacatacacacacgcacacagatacataaatacatacacacacatacacacatatacacacacacacacacacacacacatgcaaacacagacacatacacacacaaacagatgcgcacaaacacaaatatatacacacacatacgcgcagacacacacacacacacacacacacacacacacttaaacacacatacacacacacacacacacacacacatacatacaaacacacgtatacacacacacacacacacccacacacacacacacacatacatacacacacatacaaacacacacatacacacacacatacacacacacatacatacacaaacatacacacaaactcacacaaacacatacacatacatacacacacacatccgcccacagatacacatacatacacacggagatacacacacacatacacacacacgcgcacacacatgcatacgcacacacacacacacacacatgcacacacacacatacctacacacacacacacacacaaacacacacacacacatacacacacacacacacacacacgcacagacgcatacacacacacatgcacacacacgcacacacacatacacacacacacacacacacacacacacacacatatacctacacacacgcacatacacacacatatatatacacacacatacacaaacacacgcatccacacacacacacacacacacacacacacatacacacacacacatccatacacacacatacacacacacccacacacacacatatatacacacacacacacacatacacacacacacacttaaacacacatacacacacacacacacacacacacacacacacacgtacacacacacacacacacacacacatacatacacacacatacaaacacacacatacacacacacatacacacacacatacatacacacacatacacacaaactcacacaaacacatgcacatacatacacacacacatccgcccacagatacacatacatacacacggagatacacacacacatacacacacacccgcacacacttgcatacgcacacacgcacacacacacacacacacacacatacctacacacacacacacaaacacacacacacacacacacacgcacagacgcatacacacacacacatgcacacacacacacacacacacacacacacacacacacattcatacacacacatacctacacacacacacatacacacacacatatatacacacacatacacaaacacacgcatccacacacatacacacacacacacacacacacacatacacacacacacatccatacacacacacacacacacacactcacacacacacacacacacacacacacacgctcacacacacacacacacacacacacgctcacacacacacacacacacacacacacacacacacacacacacacacacacacacatgaaaatttATAATCATACATGCTGTCCATGTAACATAGTGGATAATGATCTGTTTTATCGATTGAAGTTTGGTTTTTATTTGATTATACACATTTGCAATTATGTCTACAAAAATATATGCGATGTTGCACAGTACACTAGCTACTTCACTTGTTATATACATTatagtgagagtgagagaaagtGATAATATGGAAAGATATTTTACATATACGTATAGTGGCATAGCAAACTATACTCTAAACTGAGGCCATAGACCTAGGAAGGAGAACATTTCTATAAATACCATCATATTAATATATTGTCTCTATGCTTAACACAAACGATGGATATCGCTAGTCGGTACCCAGGTGTGGAAGAGTTAAAACTTGCTGGGGCTACTGTAGTATTGTGATGGAGCCGGGGGCTGGGCTGGGGCATTTTGACGCACTTCAGGGGTGCCATACAGCTGGCTTGGCTCCTCAACCTCGCTGCGGGAGGAGGCGGCAGCGTCTTCGGGAATCATGCCGATCTCAGCGTTGAGGCTACGGTACTGGTCTGAGGCGGAACAGTCCACGTTGTACCACCAGTCGCACACGAAGTACTGCTGGTTGAACACGGTGCCGTTGGGACATAGGAAGGAGTCGAGGCGGCCGTCCAACTGACAGATGTGGAAGACCTGGCAGCCGGCCTCGTCGGCGGTGTCGGCGTAGTAACCCGGGAACTGCTGATCCTCGCAGGAGAAGCCGGTGTCGGGCACAGAGGCCAGGATCGGGTAGTCCTGGCCGGGAACGCCGCCGCCGGGGATGTTGGCGGCCAGGGCGGCTATGGGGTCGTCCTGGGCCTCTGCTCTCAGCTCTGGGGCGCCGTACGAGTAtccgggagaaggaggagacggCAGGTCATATCCTTCCTGAGCGTATATGGTTCCCAACGTGGCTATGGGGACAGAAGAAACGTTTTATATGAAACCATCCTTATGTTGTAAAATGCAATAATACTGCTGTTGCAGTATACCAAGGTCATGAGTAAACGACATACCATTTCTAACATTAGTTTGCAACTATTCTTTCACGTAAGAAAACACCTTTAAGACTCAGGCAGCTAGTTGACTTCTAACGTGCATACGGCACTTACCCAGAGTGAACAGGACTGCGAACTTGGCCATTGTGAGCAACTAGGATCCGAGAGAGACGAGTTAGATCAGATCAGGAGTTGTGCCTGGCACTGTGATAGTCGAGGAACCCGGCATCATTTTATAGTGCCTTGAGGGACCTTTCCCTGCCTGAGTCAAGGTCGCTCCAGATACCCGGCACAGGAGCTGCCGGTCCATATGGTAGCGTTCACATCCCTGTTGATCCACAATAATTCGTCCATTACCTATAGCAAGCCTTTATCCTACGGAATAATGCCAAGCTCTTTTTTTCTACATCTGAATTACATGTTATAACAGTAAATGGCAAATTTCTTATCGTAAAAATTTACGTTGTTGAGCACAATATGTGAAATTACAGTTGAGAACCAACATTACTTTTAGAAATCGAGGCATGTTATCATATGGACAAACCCGAGGGAAGGCAGATAAGCCACTATTGGTCACTTAAGATGATGTACACACACTTGTGTTGGTTCCCTCTCGTCTTCATTGCCTTCAGGTCTTCTAGTTGGGCTGGCCAAGGCAGTGCTCACAGGAGGCCAGCCTTTCACCTTAAACTGGCTCAGTGTTGActtgtctttctctttcttcgcGGTGTGTTTTAACAAGAGTGCGTGACTACAGGTGCCAGCACACATGACCATGAGAGTACAACACTGTGTAGAGACATATGGACGGATCTGGGTCGCGTTCATCACCACTGAGAGTCAACACTGGAGGACGACTGGTGCCAGTCACCTGAGATATCAGTACTGGAGCAAGACTGGTACCAGTCACCTGAGATATCAAAACTTGAGGACGACTGGTGCCAGTCACCTGAGATATCAGTACTGGAGGACGACTGGTACCAGTCACCTGAGATATCAGTACTGGAGGACGACTGGTGCCAGTCACCTGAGATATCAAAACTTGAGGACGACTGGTGCCAGTCACCTGAGATATCAACACTGGAGGACGACTGGTGCCAGTCACCTGAGATATCAAAACTCGAGGACGACTGGTGCCAGTCACCTGAGATATCAACACTGGAGGACGACTGGTGCCAGTCACCTGAGATATCAACACTGGAGGACGACTGGTGCCAGTCACCTGAGATATCAGTACTGGAGGACGACTGGTGCCAGTCACCTGAGATATCAAAACTTGAGGACGACTGGTGCCAGTCACCTGAGATATCAACACTGGAGGACGACTGGTGCCAGTCACCTGAGATATCAAAACTTGAGGACGACTGGTGCCAGTCACCTGAGATATCAACACTGGAGGACGACTGGTGCCAGTCACCTGAGATATCAACACTGGAGGACGACTGGTGCCAGTCACCTGAGATATCAACACTGGAGGACGACTGGTGCCAGTCACCTGAGATATCAACACTGGAGGACGACTGGTGCCAGTCACCTGAGATATCAACACTGGAGGACGACTGGTGCCAGTCACCTGAGATATCAACACTGGTGGACGACTGGTGCCAGTCACCTGAGATATCAACACTGGAGGACGACTGGTGCCAGTCAACTGAGATATCAACACTGGAGGGCGACTGGTTCCAGTCACCTGAGATATCAACACTGGTGGACGACTGGTGCCAGTCACCTGAGATATCAACACTGGTGGACGACTGGTGCCAGTCACCTGAGATATCAACACTGGTGGACGACTGGTGCCAGTCACCTGAGATATCAACACTGGAGGACGACTGGTGCCAGTCAAATGAGATATCAACACTGGAGGACGACTATTACTTGTCACGAGATATCAAGAACTCGTTCATAAGATAACCACGCGTGCATAACTCTGTTTTCTGACGCAGAAGGAGTAATGTTACAGAAAATGTTTCTGTTTGTTATCTCTGCACTAAACGCATCTCATGTGCTGTCCTTTGAATTTGTGATATGACCACATTTGGTACCAGGTATCATAAATGTGTGTCTTATTCGTGTTGGGGCACCAACCTTGATCTTCCTAACACTGAGGCGATCGTAGTCAATACTTCTGAGTATACTAGTGGCAGTTAAAATCTTCTGTGACCCTGCGGAAAATAAAATTAGAGTCAAACTGGGAGAGTTTTCGCAAACTTTTTCACACGCGACCCTTGATAACCCGTCCTTACACTGCACGAGAGGATTA is a genomic window of Panulirus ornatus isolate Po-2019 unplaced genomic scaffold, ASM3632096v1 CTG_48_pilon, whole genome shotgun sequence containing:
- the LOC139748490 gene encoding uncharacterized protein; translated protein: MAKFAVLFTLATLGTIYAQEGYDLPSPPSPGYSYGAPELRAEAQDDPIAALAANIPGGGVPGQDYPILASVPDTGFSCEDQQFPGYYADTADEAGCQVFHICQLDGRLDSFLCPNGTVFNQQYFVCDWWYNVDCSASDQYRSLNAEIGMIPEDAAASSRSEVEEPSQLYGTPEVRQNAPAQPPAPSQYYSSPSKF